The Deltaproteobacteria bacterium genome window below encodes:
- a CDS encoding Lrp/AsnC family transcriptional regulator, with protein MIRDPRDIALIRVLQDEGLFLTARPFHEAALRLGWSVEEVLERSASLLECGVIRRFGAALTPRNAGFRNNAMVVWDIDDKGADEAGSALAGHPRVSHCYIRPRFEGFPFNVYTMVHGNSREDLEAVIVGLAEKAGASRQKSLHTVREFKKSSPVYFINYRAEPAGSSTA; from the coding sequence ATGATACGCGACCCCAGGGACATTGCGCTCATAAGGGTCCTTCAGGACGAGGGCCTCTTTCTTACGGCCAGGCCTTTCCACGAGGCCGCCTTACGCCTCGGCTGGAGCGTGGAAGAGGTCCTTGAGCGCTCGGCCTCACTACTCGAATGCGGGGTCATAAGGAGGTTCGGGGCCGCGCTTACCCCAAGAAACGCGGGGTTCAGGAATAACGCGATGGTGGTCTGGGATATAGACGACAAGGGGGCAGATGAAGCCGGGAGCGCCCTTGCCGGGCACCCGAGGGTGAGCCACTGCTACATACGACCCAGGTTCGAGGGCTTCCCCTTTAATGTCTACACCATGGTACATGGGAACTCACGCGAAGACCTTGAGGCGGTTATAGTCGGGCTGGCGGAAAAGGCGGGCGCGTCCAGGCAAAAGTCCCTTCATACGGTGAGGGAGTTTAAAAAAAGCTCCCCCGTCTATTTCATAAACTACCGGGCCGAGCCCGCGGGCAGCTCAACCGCATGA
- a CDS encoding radical SAM protein, translating to MLSVSGILSGKTSGSSRTERLRYSRESRPVVVWNLTRSCTLSCLHCYNDSRDRAFDGELSTAEAVSVIDSLSVFGVPAIVFSGGDPLTRDDIFHLAGYAGSKRIRTILSTSGVLIDEPAAKRIKKAGFSYAGVSIDGSEETNDRLRGSKGSFKKALDGIRCLKGLDIPTGVRITLSRNNAGELPFIFDLIEKEGLERGYFAHLVYSGRGGAFSREDLGYAETRAALDYIFERAAGFIEKGVHKEIVTGSNDADGAYLYLKLRESDPEKAEAMRGLLSGRGGNTAGVNIACIDNLGRVHADQFWQGHPLGSVRERPFGEIWRGPEPLLNALRDRKAFIKGRCNWCSFFDICGGNSRARAASAYGDFWAEDPACYLTDEEIGIKLEN from the coding sequence ATGCTATCGGTTTCAGGGATACTTTCCGGAAAGACCTCTGGCAGCAGCCGGACGGAAAGGCTCCGCTATTCGCGGGAGTCAAGGCCGGTGGTCGTCTGGAACCTGACCCGCAGCTGCACCTTGAGTTGCCTGCATTGCTATAACGATTCCCGGGACAGGGCGTTCGACGGGGAGCTTTCGACTGCCGAGGCCGTCTCCGTAATCGATAGCCTTTCCGTTTTCGGCGTCCCTGCCATAGTCTTCTCCGGCGGCGACCCTCTTACAAGAGACGATATTTTCCATCTGGCGGGATACGCTGGCTCAAAGAGGATACGGACTATTCTTTCAACGAGCGGGGTGCTCATCGACGAGCCCGCTGCCAAAAGAATCAAAAAGGCCGGGTTCTCGTATGCGGGCGTAAGCATCGACGGAAGCGAGGAGACGAACGACAGGCTCCGCGGCTCGAAGGGGAGCTTCAAAAAGGCCCTGGACGGGATACGGTGTCTTAAGGGCCTTGACATTCCCACGGGCGTTCGCATTACCTTGAGCAGGAACAATGCCGGAGAGCTCCCCTTCATCTTCGACCTGATTGAAAAGGAAGGGCTTGAACGGGGATATTTCGCGCACCTTGTCTACTCCGGCAGGGGCGGGGCTTTTTCCAGGGAAGACCTCGGCTACGCCGAGACAAGGGCGGCGCTCGACTATATCTTCGAGCGCGCGGCAGGCTTTATCGAAAAGGGCGTTCATAAGGAGATCGTCACAGGCAGCAACGACGCTGACGGGGCCTACCTGTATCTCAAGCTCAGGGAGAGCGACCCGGAAAAGGCGGAGGCAATGCGCGGGCTCCTATCCGGAAGAGGCGGCAATACCGCGGGCGTGAACATCGCCTGCATAGACAACCTGGGCAGGGTGCACGCTGACCAGTTCTGGCAGGGCCATCCGCTCGGTAGCGTAAGGGAGCGGCCCTTCGGAGAGATATGGAGGGGTCCGGAGCCGCTCCTTAACGCGCTCCGGGACAGGAAGGCGTTCATAAAGGGCCGGTGCAACTGGTGCTCGTTCTTTGATATCTGCGGCGGGAACAGCAGGGCAAGGGCCGCATCCGCATACGGCGACTTCTGGGCAGAGGACCCGGCCTGCTATCTTACGGACGAGGAGATAGGGATAAAGCTCGAAAATTGA
- a CDS encoding AsnC family transcriptional regulator gives MAEHMLDSIDKALLNIVQGGFPLKAEPYEELGKMAGVTGDEALSRVRRLVKAGVVRKVGPFFDAKKMGSSSTLCAVHVPEERIEQVASIINSRPEVTHNYQRDGVPNLWFTVIAPSREAIGEVVSDICERAGIDRVHNLPAARMFKVKVDLRVE, from the coding sequence ATGGCGGAACATATGCTCGACAGTATCGACAAGGCGCTCCTTAACATCGTACAGGGCGGTTTTCCGTTAAAGGCAGAGCCCTATGAGGAGCTTGGAAAAATGGCTGGGGTGACCGGGGATGAGGCGCTTTCGAGAGTAAGGCGGCTCGTCAAGGCCGGGGTCGTCCGCAAGGTGGGTCCGTTCTTTGACGCCAAAAAGATGGGTTCATCATCGACACTTTGCGCAGTGCATGTGCCTGAGGAGAGAATAGAGCAGGTCGCATCAATAATAAATTCCCGGCCCGAGGTCACGCACAACTACCAGCGGGACGGGGTCCCGAACCTCTGGTTCACCGTAATAGCCCCTTCCAGGGAAGCCATAGGCGAGGTCGTATCCGACATATGCGAAAGGGCCGGAATAGACCGGGTCCATAACCTCCCGGCTGCAAGGATGTTCAAGGTCAAGGTGGATTTGAGGGTGGAATGA
- a CDS encoding YqgE/AlgH family protein → MKLYALRMSLLALLMWGIALPSIHAHIVPEESERLDPETYRHDYRLAKGKFLVAGADLNDPVFKKTVILLFEYGSHGAAGLILNRPLKMKLADGVLGVAESRKDDPLFFGGPVEPGNVWMLFRTEGEMEGCGPVLPGVCVSTSEANLRKGMEAGMPSDSFRIYAGYAGWAPDQLERELLQGGWHVMDAGPDAIFALDPVKVWDDLLPG, encoded by the coding sequence ATGAAGCTCTACGCTTTAAGGATGTCCTTGCTTGCGCTCCTCATGTGGGGAATTGCGCTCCCTTCCATCCACGCACATATAGTTCCTGAAGAGTCTGAAAGGCTCGACCCCGAGACCTACAGGCACGATTACCGGCTCGCAAAAGGCAAGTTCCTCGTGGCTGGGGCCGACTTGAACGACCCGGTCTTCAAAAAGACCGTAATACTCCTATTCGAATACGGGAGCCACGGCGCTGCGGGGCTGATACTCAACCGGCCTTTGAAAATGAAGCTCGCGGACGGCGTCCTGGGCGTTGCAGAGTCCCGCAAGGACGACCCGCTTTTCTTCGGCGGCCCCGTCGAGCCGGGCAATGTCTGGATGCTATTCCGGACCGAAGGTGAGATGGAGGGCTGTGGCCCTGTCCTTCCCGGCGTGTGCGTGAGCACGAGCGAGGCGAACCTCAGGAAGGGGATGGAGGCCGGCATGCCGTCGGACTCTTTCCGCATCTATGCCGGGTACGCCGGATGGGCCCCGGACCAGCTCGAAAGGGAGCTCCTCCAGGGCGGCTGGCATGTGATGGACGCCGGCCCGGACGCGATCTTCGCACTCGACCCCGTGAAGGTCTGGGACGACCTCCTGCCGGGCTGA
- a CDS encoding protein nirF codes for MRNAGIIIGVLLFLFAGAGRSAEAESVKKVYGTAALMVVVEREDGRVAVIDSVNHELIGRIAGLGNLRHASIVFSRDARFAFVAARDGMISKIDLLGMEIAAQKKAGDSSIGIAISRDNRYIMVCNYEPGGAVIMDAASLEIVKEIPAEFTLPDGSKSRARTVGPLDTADNLMIFALMEGNAVWVVDMRKEGFPAVRKFEDVGDTPYDQLITPDGRHYMVGLLKSDWMGLLDTWKLDGMKRIDVSERRSALKKEGEKVPLHHIPHIESWAIAGRLAFVPAFAEKRVIVYETDNWTVVKSIPVSGTPLFVVARPGGREIWVDNVGEPGSKEERLIEVIDIESLEVKKAIDAGKGAIHPQFTPKGEAVYISIQGEDRIAVYDADTYTLIKDFPAKKPSGIFSSDRASKFGL; via the coding sequence ATGAGAAATGCGGGAATTATAATCGGGGTCCTGCTCTTTCTGTTTGCGGGCGCAGGCCGGTCCGCCGAAGCGGAGAGCGTGAAAAAGGTCTACGGAACAGCGGCCCTGATGGTGGTGGTCGAAAGGGAAGACGGCAGGGTCGCGGTAATAGATTCCGTGAACCACGAACTTATAGGAAGGATAGCCGGGCTTGGCAACCTGAGGCACGCATCGATCGTATTTTCGAGGGACGCGAGGTTCGCGTTCGTCGCTGCAAGGGACGGCATGATTAGCAAGATAGACCTGCTGGGCATGGAAATCGCCGCCCAGAAAAAAGCAGGCGATAGCTCCATAGGCATCGCCATATCCAGGGACAACAGGTACATAATGGTATGCAACTACGAGCCGGGCGGGGCAGTCATCATGGACGCAGCCTCTCTCGAAATAGTAAAGGAGATCCCGGCGGAATTCACCCTGCCGGACGGGAGCAAATCAAGGGCGAGGACCGTCGGCCCGCTCGATACCGCCGACAACCTCATGATATTCGCGCTCATGGAAGGGAACGCGGTCTGGGTGGTGGACATGAGAAAGGAAGGTTTCCCGGCCGTAAGGAAATTCGAGGACGTGGGCGACACCCCCTATGACCAGCTCATAACGCCCGACGGCAGGCATTACATGGTCGGCCTCTTGAAATCGGACTGGATGGGGCTTCTCGACACCTGGAAGCTCGACGGGATGAAAAGGATAGACGTCAGCGAGAGGAGGTCGGCGTTAAAAAAAGAGGGCGAGAAGGTCCCGCTCCACCACATACCGCATATCGAGTCATGGGCCATAGCAGGGAGGCTCGCCTTTGTGCCCGCCTTCGCTGAAAAGAGGGTGATAGTCTACGAGACCGACAACTGGACTGTCGTAAAATCAATACCTGTCTCAGGCACGCCGCTATTCGTGGTGGCGCGTCCGGGCGGCAGGGAGATATGGGTGGATAACGTCGGAGAGCCCGGAAGCAAGGAGGAAAGGCTCATAGAGGTCATAGACATTGAGAGCCTTGAGGTCAAGAAGGCCATAGACGCGGGAAAGGGGGCCATACACCCCCAGTTCACGCCCAAGGGCGAGGCGGTCTATATATCGATACAGGGCGAGGACAGGATAGCGGTCTACGACGCCGACACCTACACGCTTATAAAGGATTTCCCGGCAAAAAAGCCCTCGGGGATATTCTCGTCGGACAGGGCCTCAAAGTTCGGCCTCTGA